The Lolium rigidum isolate FL_2022 chromosome 2, APGP_CSIRO_Lrig_0.1, whole genome shotgun sequence genomic interval atgcatatgtaggaggaatagatcacatcaatattatcatagcaatagttaacttcgcaatctacaagagatcatgatcatagcataaaccaagtactaacacggtgcacacactcgtcacctttgcacacgtgcgggaggaataaaactactttaataacattgctagagtagcacatagataaattgtgatacaaacatattgcaatcataaagagatataaataagcacctcactatgccattcaacagtgaataagtattcgtgaaatatagcctaagagacccacacggtgcacacacttgtcacctttacacacgtgggacaaggagtctccggagatcacataagtaaaactcacttgactagcataatgacatctagattacaagcatcatcatatgaatctcaatcatgtaaggcagctcatgagattattgtattgaagcacataggagagagatgaaccacatagctaccggtacagccccgagcctcgatggagaactactccctcctcatgggagcagcagcggtgatgaagatggcggtggagatggcagcggtgtcgatggagaagccttccggggcacttccccgctccggcggggtgccggaacagagactcctgtcccccagatcttggcttcgcgatggcggcggctctgggaggttttccgtatcgtggtttttcgcctcagggttttcgcgacggaggctttatataggcgaagaggcggcgcaggagggtagaaggggtggccacaccatatggcggcgcggccagggcctgggccgcgccggcctatggtccgggggcccgagtgccccctccggtccttcccgggtgttctggatgcttccggtgaaaataggaacccgggtcttgatttcgtccgattcgagaatatttcgttactaggatttccgaaaccaaaaacagcagaaaacgagaaccggcacttcggcatcttgttaataggttagttccagaaaatgcacgaatatgacataaagtgtgcataaaacatgtaggtatcatcaataatatggcatagaacataagaaattatcgatacgtcggagacgtatcagagacgaccgttgtgggggtatagtttctcattttaccgtgaaaagtaatgcctaaaaggaaagtaatggctacaagaaatcggtgatggtttatcgttttttgcgtgaaaagtaatgggtacaagaaatgggtgatggtgtatcattttttgcgtgaaaagtaatggctacaacaaaatcggtgatggtttatcattttttgcgtggaaagtaatggctacaagaaatgggtgatggtgtatcattttttacgtgaaaagtaatggctacaacaaaatcggtgatgatttatcgttgtttgcgtggaaagtaatggctacaagaaatgggtgatggtgtatcattttttgcgtgaaaagtaatggctacaacaaaatcggtgatgatttatcgttgtttgcgtgaaaagtaatgggtacacgaaatgggtgatggtgtatcatttttgtgcgtgaaaagtaatggctacaagaaatcggtgatggtttatcgttttttgcgtgaaaagtaatggctacaagaactgggtgatggtgtatcatttattgcgtgaaaagtaatggctacaacaaatcggtgatgatttatcgttttttgcgtgaaaagtaatgggtacaagaaatgggtgatggtgtatcatttttttgcgtgaaaaggaatggctacaacaaatcggtgatggtttatcattttttgcgtgaaaagtaatgcctaaaaagagtttataatttagctcgtgaaaaataatgcgagaaaaccaaactttgcgtgaagctaaccgacgacgagagagagagagagggtggtggccccgaccggagagagagataggggttatcctgctgttagatcatacgatcaacggtcgtcgggcacgatccgcgtgacatgggctagaccaatcagggcaatgttgggcgtccgtgagagtttgtgaagggagagggcaaaagctgagtagtatcaagaaaccaagggcaagtgagtagtaaacgagactaagggattcaaatatgagatttaaaaaatggaaaatgcgtgttttgtacaatgaaacccatcttggcctacctcaaactatttgcaatacaaatctacatgagtgtgaaaattatggtctcattcggacaaagtatgttttggggaaagctgttttgggtagggcttattatggaaaaccatgcaccttcatagctactaggtgatttgagaagtggcaatttgtggtgaaacttgatttatctaggatttatctatgatttgagaagtggaaatttgtggtaaagactccatgagtaagtgccactctttttgggaattttttgcacattaaataactcatttaactagttaatcccatttgttgactctcgttgaccagccacttgagggtaaaactgagtatattgcactagccgatgattagcactcaaggtgaaaactgagcatacaaaaaatgctagtatatgactcgagggtatacactgagtatatctaaatttccggggttagactcgaggacgcgtgttgcggtgcagaagtggaagacgtgccattgttgacgcgtgtcgcggtgcagacgtggaagacgtgccattgttgacgcgggtcgcatttaggacgtgtaagcccctctctccctccctctgcacacagtacgtctcattatcgctcacgcacgaaaccacccctctcacgtcccatcaacttctccaaaaaaaccccaaccgccgtacgagccctccctgccggcgatggagaagaagaatgcgccggcggccatcgcccccgagcccgtcgcctccgagcccgtcgcctccgagcccgtcgccgccgagcccgtcgctgccgagcccgtcgcctccgagggcggcgcatccgagggcggcacatccaagcgcggcgcctccgtgaactgggccggtctcacagctgacggaccacttcacaagatcggcgaatgcttattggcgaaagaggagtacgtggacagctactctgctatgaggcaagtgctgtagaaattggcgctcgggtttaccgatcccgacgtgcacctgcacgaatggatcatgctacaccacgcccttccacgcgccgctgagttcaccttcctccatctcggcacatcccgctacgtcaccatagatctatctgcggttcgtgcaaggttcaaattcctcggcttttcccgtggcatcaccatagatcttattttcaatcttagtgctgaatgttatcttttcaatatattttagattctacttcgtcggcttttcccgtggcgtcatcgtgcttgcccgagaagaacccgccgcacaagatacgactgcttgaacccactcacaaagaaatcgaacactatgtttgaggcgcgagaTGCCATACTGTTTTTATGAAATCGATcagctgttatcaaatccccgactatggtcttcgttgccgcacattacccgccggaaattggttgggtcgatgagagcactccaactaaggatataaatgaagatggggattggggagaaggaagattttcgatcaagaaccattgtttgcgttgcattaccccgttcaatggtgaagctgtatgcagtagctgcggacaattttgagatcggaagaatagtgtgcaccaatgtacagttgcagcagcgcgcgagcactgtcaagatggagacactaatttcatttccagaacttggacgtcggaagttctaccttgtgaagtcggatggtgatctgctgcttgtgttgttggtcagcgcggctttggcgggcaaaccattggtgtaccgtatggacactcagagccgctctctccatccggtcgagtAACATTGGcgataatgccttcttcgtgaattatatccggtgtatctccgtcgacaccgagtgtacccgacacttcaacctggcagcatctactacacggatttgggttatatcgagagtactctcatgatacaaatgcacgggatgagtggccactacgtgtggatagaataggactctacggtttgagaaatgaacacaggccataccgtttggaggatgtattggcctcacacttgcagacggaaggagttcaatgaatatttccttggggaaatgcacgaatggagcgacgaagaaatatatggggaggaatgaagaacaaattcattcatcctaatcttcttgttgtccatacattgcgtgcgtgatcttgtatatttttcagcttagtttgtcgtgaacattaacaacgttattgcctgcttttggctgctgtatgtagtttatgtattatacttagttttgtgattatgcttgttgtgaatttatcatatactagcttctagatttgctactagatttgctgccatattgggcaaaaaacgagggccaaaaggcataaataaccccggagatttgctactagatttgctgccatattgaagaaagacagaaatagaagcttctctagatttgatactaatttggtgaaaagacgagagagagaaagagggaaaaggtgctcttaaaaatgccaatttgggccgagagagacaaaacccagctcctgctcacgtgcaaccaaacgcttctcgtcctgtcccacgcggtccctttctaccagccccacgcgacgcggccccacacgtcagcacggagcggtcaacttaacgggaatcctgccgtctgagctgccttctgcgggtttcaaacaagcacttggggaaaactgaggaaaaactaaggagctggggaaaactgagcacaactaaggaactgagggcacgaaaatagaaatccctataaacaatgaatttaaaattcaaacataagatataattcaaatcactttaaatttcaaagtgaatatcaaataATATTTTATCAAGAATATGAACATTACATAATAcaaagctcataaaccaaaacttgagctttattgatatacaacacaattacaaagtctttacaatattcttgatacaagaattgagatataatgaacagaataaaagaaaaggaaaattacaagtttaattctaaactaaacctaaactaagtgtcttgaggatgatcttctggtcatattcaccttcaaacctgcaaaacaaataacaggtactagccagaatacaagtgttagcaagattcagtttagacagttagcagaaataacacaaagttcagtttggacagtgaaactatcacagcacacttgtgcttgtccaaaaatcCTGGACAGCACCGGATAAACATAGGCGGACCAGACCGAGCAagccacaggggctcaagtttcaccatatgaaggctgttgctagccaagcaacgagcaaggcaatgcaaggggtgagtcataaagtaaccaggcttgtgtgtcatggccgagggaagaagtagagaccatataaatagcacacaaaccctagaaccagtgcacagtcgatcagataagatcaccaggtaagggtgaagcaagaacaagcaagttcatccagttcataaccaagaacagaaaccaacacaaccaacttagccaccaggaatcatggtgacctgagaagatcaaccagaatctggaggtgaagggctgtgaacaaaaaccccaagtctgcatcaaccaaatatttcatacttggagctggaacaaggtataccaagttcctggacagatccaatggatttgatccatcacatatgcatgaaataagcatgggaatgagcagcatatgggtagatcatcacttggttttcaccaaggattactgccagtcaaaagctactaaaaaaatagaaagcatctaggtacagatcttgtacacagaaactagcacatatgcaCAGATGCATACACTAGCCAGAttagatgcacagatagcaccagtagatgaattgcaaggattagcagctaataagactacacagtaaatcctaagctatgaaccatcagtaaaccctaggttttcatcaggcaagcatattggcattcatatcaagtatgattcccaaatatgcaagcaaaggttgagtagccacaagatcaaatcaaataggtgagcaaccaatcggTAGCAAGGCcaccgaggtcacatcacacttagcaccatttaAAGTAAAGCCAAATATAAGACATCATTATCAGAgtggattcagattcatttgcttgttatataatcatgaacagcaaattcaaaaacaagcaagtcatttaaatcatcactgcataggcAGTTCATCAAGAATCAGTTTACTCAAGCATGAATATGTACAAATTCATACTATttattgacagtagcacactgtagGGCAACACAGCACCAATCACTGCATCTTAGCCACTGGATCTAGTCCAGTAAgctagagcaagcaatagcacatgtATGCagtagcatagtgatgcttgagcatcagcatcacaaggaaagtgaatcacttagccacagtATTAATCAGTAAGACAGCACTGACattgaattgatcaaatggatcaattatagcaagccaagctacacagggaagttagccaacaagcaaggaatgatccaatggatcattggcttgcatagatagcactgaagcatatcacGAGCACCactcggcacacacacaagtgtcaccgaTGCATCACaaatacacctagacaagcaagtatgataTCCCAGTAAGAATAAGCAAGCCACaatcaagcatagcatggcatagcaagcttttgagcaagcacagcagagcatggcaagtacagagcatgctaggagcagcagagaagcaagcacagcATAAATAGCAAACAAATCgacatgtgccagtaccagtaaatggtaattgggccatgagcttgcagtagACAGAAGCACAGGAAGATTGCGCAGCAATAGCATGGCTCTGCGTGATCACAGGACCACCAGAGAGCAACAgcgcatgaggaggaagaagaacagtaacaaggggaggcgcacagatatggagaagaggaagaggaagtgcagcaacttacttgcgcctggaagcagaagctagggcatggcgaggcagtgctcgcgcggccctaacggctgcaagtccagggtaggcgccgacgttacgccggcgaacccaaacACGAACCAACACCACCGTAGCAtgcacctgaggcgacggcacgagtactgcgagcagcacccgcgccaggtcaaccccaggaacgcacccatcgtcggcgaggacgaaagctcgccggagttcgtcgaggcgattcttcccgagatccagatcggaggcgattcgccaggagaggaagagaaggggaaaactacgcggacagatcgatagatctgcacgcggcggttctagttcggtaggtggctacggcggaggagcacggcgatggccggagtgaggcggcggccatggcggcgacgccatcgccagagcgtcgcgagaggttagggttagaggtggacgagagagagagagggccgagtgagtgagagaggggtgggccgttcggcgccaccgagccgctatggggcaagccttagtgggctgtcccatgggcttaggttattgggctgggcccaatgaggtccagggggtattttagtcttttaacatttaataaaaaagccaaaactttaccaaattttaataaatcaaatacaactctaaaaatccattaacaattggattaatgaatgaaaaataaaccttaacaagaataaaatatgaaatggaatttattaaacaaattcaaaattatgaattttcagaatttaaataataacttggaattttaaactattatttccttttatttaaaaattcaaggaaaaatctcgaataagttcaaatacttattttcaaacatttcaaaatgaaattctaatattccaagtcatttctattgaaaagggtattttccaagaaaaatactatattcctttttattccaaaaactatagaagtaactttataatttcaaattatttttggaatgactaaggaaatcatcaagtgaaatagttttactttgaattgttgtactttgtatgaattacaatgattaatacttttaaatcaattgtaaattatcgtcaaagacataaatcttaaacgcaaccctaaattgatataactcagcggggtaaagggatccaacataaaataatacatccatgattgcattatttggattttataacattgtctttaccggacaatgatgcttcttacgaacccgaggtccaggttccatcaactgcattgaactgcactatctcgcagtccacaggcaagttcacccttgctcataccaacttgagtattttctattattttaatgcaaagctatatacttatcactcctgcatcgcaaatgaaatgttactttccaactatgaatatgactatgtggctggcaatggaaccatggtatgtgttgatatggtgggggttccattgcaatgggttatatcaccctaggattaattaccaatgccgtccagtgattctagcgccgtacaaaccgcgttgaccatgagatctataatggctctggggaagccagccgtatcttttcccttctgcacgccaacggattggtagagccggtggggtgttggaggcactgccgcaataggttgggatatccttttaaatccccatccattagtgatgataagctctaccatctatgaaggattgtccggagtacaccgtgagtaaagccatattatcggggaagtctactcggggtgtacggttggacaaaagggtgggtttgcggtcgcggagaaggaggtgtgggcttggattttcatacctggcctcacaccaaaggaagtgtgaacgggggcaagtccctgcggatggcaaaaggggtggaatctcttgtgggaaaagtaacgcacctctgcaaagtgtatcaaattgtgactgtcactccttgttccgggaagggaactgcgaacgcggcagaaaggaactccacgaagttctagtcaacctgtgaagactgacgggcatagttttcataataaaagcaaccttttgaagaaatgattgcaaaacatgcattgaccggcgatttcctgatcaatggtcgtagctagtgcatcaaacacctttttactcttttagaacttgctgagtacccctgtactcactttgtttcgacacccttgctagactgtgatccggaagtggaggccatcaacgatggagcaccagaacgaAGCTACGAGCTgatctacgaagaacctgatcttaccggcggagtggaaggcgtagactatgggatagtctacggaccagatgacacggaggtggaggagtagtgacataccctagcatcatagagccgagcaacgtagaacttacctaaataagttgttgagctctcttttatatatggttataagtagtaatcgtacttaagtagtatcttagggtgttctcataggacctgtgagaataccaacttgttaagacaatgtttgtaataaagtatggagtgttatgacctgcaatgtttctgttgtaccactctgagggatatggcaatttgtgaagaagttccttcacaaagatcatatcaacgacttatatactacaacatgcagtggtatgctgggtcaccgcacgtgACCATACCATAGTTTTTTCCTTTTTGTAGGCTCGCGATTTCTCATATTAGTTAAAGGAGTGCCCGACTTTTTTTGCAACGCAATCACACGAGGAAGTTGATATTTTACCCATCATAAAATAATTGTTACATATGTTTAATCATCTCATAGCCGAAATCTCAGAATTATCTTATGGTAGAAAACGGAGTTGTCGATCTTCCACATGGAAAGCACTAGTCGTGTAAGACACACATCTCACTTTAGTTTAAACACAATGGTTTTTGGCATGCATATCATTACCACTAAGCATTAGTTCCATCAAACAACTCTCTTCAAAAAGGGCTATCAAGTCAATCATATATTTCTATGGAGTTGGGTTTCTCTAAGGCTAAACTCTTAGAACAATTACTTCAATAATTAAGAGGTTCTTTATAGTGAAATTTtagtcggaaattcaattcggctcccgggtgcgtatgcaccctctaccaaaaaatcatattttgaaatgtcgaaaaattttaacaaaattttttacatgtacatcttcataatatatgttcgttcgtcaagtttcacgaaaaaccaatatttttgtggtctatataaaaaagagaaaacttatcttgtgaaaagcattatttttagcactgagttttatcttttttacacatgtcacatgataagtcgattttttatgaaacaactttctaagcgtgtagcacgagaagatttacatgtgaatttttgattttaatttttttgaaattcaaaatatgtgtaagctgcattttaaaatagagggagcatatgctcccatgttccaaaacaccactcccaattTTAGTTGCACAACTAATTTCAAAGGCAAGACTCGGTCCTCTAAAAAAATATAGAGTAAAATATACTTAACCAAGCATAAAACCAAAACATAAGCGAGTGGCGTGCGCGTGGGTTCAGCACCAGTCAACTGCGGCGGCGACGCCACCAAACCGTTCTTTCCCCAGTGGACGCGCGCCCAGACCACGCCGGAGCAGTGACATTGACCGCCCTACCCTCTTCGTATTTATAGCGCCGGAGCCGGCCGCTCCCTCAACCCAGCACCACAGCACCACACCTCACCGGAGAAGAAGGAGTTCGTCCGTCCTTGTTCAAAAAAGAAGTAGTTCCGTCTCTGTTCAAGGGCGATGGGCTCCCGGTACGAGGTGGAGGTGACCGTCGCCTCCGCCCGGGACCTCAAGAACGTCAACTGGCGCAACGGCGACCTGAAGCCGTACGCGGTGCTCTGGGTCGACTCCGGCGCCGCCAGGGTGTCCACCCGCGTCGACCTCGACAACGGCGAGTGCCCGTCCTGGGACGAGAAGGTGCTCGTCCCGCTCCCGCCCTCCAGCCGCGTCCAGGACGCCGTCCTCTACGTCGACGTCGTCCACGCCAACGCCGCCGAGGGCGTCAAGCCGCTCGTCGGCTCCGCGCGCCTCCCGCTCCGCGACGTCGTcgacgacgccggcgtcgggggcAAGGCGTCCAGGAACCTGCGCCTGAAGCGGCCCTCGGGGAGGCCGCAAGGGAGGCTCGACGTCCGCGTCACCGTCAGGGAGCCGTCCAGGTACTACGATGGTAACCAGGCTGGCTACCCGGCCCCGGCGGGTTACCCCCAGCCTGGCGGCGCCTACGGATCCTCCCGCGACATGTACGGCAGCGCCGCAGCCGGTGGATACGGTGCCGGAGCTGGAGGCTACGGGGCCGCGTACGCCGCGGCGCCTCCTGCAGGGTACCCGGCGTACGGCGCCGCACAGCCGCCTCAGGCAGCGTACGGCTCTGCACCGGCTTACGGCGCCGCACCGCCGGTTCAGGCAGGGTATGGATCGGC includes:
- the LOC124686096 gene encoding protein SRC2 homolog, whose amino-acid sequence is MGSRYEVEVTVASARDLKNVNWRNGDLKPYAVLWVDSGAARVSTRVDLDNGECPSWDEKVLVPLPPSSRVQDAVLYVDVVHANAAEGVKPLVGSARLPLRDVVDDAGVGGKASRNLRLKRPSGRPQGRLDVRVTVREPSRYYDGNQAGYPAPAGYPQPGGAYGSSRDMYGSAAAGGYGAGAGGYGAAYAAAPPAGYPAYGAAQPPQAAYGSAPAYGAAPPVQAGYGSAQPAYGASTTTAYVEPAKKKGMGMGAGLAVGAAAGVLGGLALAGGASYLEDKFEDHVAERVEEDQYGGGGGYDDYGGDDDY